Proteins from one Xiphophorus hellerii strain 12219 chromosome 8, Xiphophorus_hellerii-4.1, whole genome shotgun sequence genomic window:
- the LOC116723876 gene encoding uncharacterized protein LOC116723876 isoform X1 translates to MLNPAELAFLTEYVSTMRPVVKALNIMQAEADVHMGWLVPTTSLLSVKLDRLRISAKFCQPLIDALQGGIQQRFGPMLADPELIAAAILLPKFRTSWTSNDDMLKMGLDYIKTNLDQEPVQLVRNNSSSSDEEDYFRVIKSNIQETTRQLDAYLASTSDTMDILESVPAVFNLSLKVNTPLPASAACERLFSIAGQIFSPKRARLDSKNFENQLLLKLNKKFLP, encoded by the exons AT GTTAAATCCTGCTGAGCTTGCTTTCCTGACTGAATATGTTTCAACCATGAGACCAGTCGTCAAGGCCCTCAACATAATGCAGGCAGAAGCAGACGTCCATATGGGATGGCTGGTGCCCACCACAAGTCTTCTGAGTGTGAAACTTGACCGCCTACGGATCTCTGCTAAGTTCTGCCAGCCACTGATTGATGCACTTCAAGGAGGAATACAGCAGCGCTTTGGACCCATGCTTGCTGACCCTGAACTCATTGCAGCAGCGATTCTTCTTCCAAAGTTCCGAACATCCTGGACAAGCAatgatgacatgctgaaaatgg GACTGGACTACATCAAGACAAACCTGGATCAAGAGCCAGTGCAACTCGTTCGGAACAACTCAAGCTCATCAGATGAGGAGGACTACTTCAGAGTCATTAAGAGCAACATTCAAGAGACTACCAGACAGCTAGATGCATATTTGGCCAGCACAAGTGATACCATGGATATTCTCGAGTCAGTTCCGGCAgtgtttaatttgtctttaaaagtaaacacaccTTTGCCCGCCTCAGCAGCCTGCGAAAGACTCTTCAGTATAGCAGGACAAATTTTCTCACCCAAAAGAGCCAGGCTGGACTCTAAAAACTTTGAGAACCAACTTCTGCTTAAGCTGAACAAGAAATTCTTGCCGTGA
- the LOC116723876 gene encoding uncharacterized protein LOC116723876 isoform X2, with the protein MRPVVKALNIMQAEADVHMGWLVPTTSLLSVKLDRLRISAKFCQPLIDALQGGIQQRFGPMLADPELIAAAILLPKFRTSWTSNDDMLKMGLDYIKTNLDQEPVQLVRNNSSSSDEEDYFRVIKSNIQETTRQLDAYLASTSDTMDILESVPAVFNLSLKVNTPLPASAACERLFSIAGQIFSPKRARLDSKNFENQLLLKLNKKFLP; encoded by the exons ATGAGACCAGTCGTCAAGGCCCTCAACATAATGCAGGCAGAAGCAGACGTCCATATGGGATGGCTGGTGCCCACCACAAGTCTTCTGAGTGTGAAACTTGACCGCCTACGGATCTCTGCTAAGTTCTGCCAGCCACTGATTGATGCACTTCAAGGAGGAATACAGCAGCGCTTTGGACCCATGCTTGCTGACCCTGAACTCATTGCAGCAGCGATTCTTCTTCCAAAGTTCCGAACATCCTGGACAAGCAatgatgacatgctgaaaatgg GACTGGACTACATCAAGACAAACCTGGATCAAGAGCCAGTGCAACTCGTTCGGAACAACTCAAGCTCATCAGATGAGGAGGACTACTTCAGAGTCATTAAGAGCAACATTCAAGAGACTACCAGACAGCTAGATGCATATTTGGCCAGCACAAGTGATACCATGGATATTCTCGAGTCAGTTCCGGCAgtgtttaatttgtctttaaaagtaaacacaccTTTGCCCGCCTCAGCAGCCTGCGAAAGACTCTTCAGTATAGCAGGACAAATTTTCTCACCCAAAAGAGCCAGGCTGGACTCTAAAAACTTTGAGAACCAACTTCTGCTTAAGCTGAACAAGAAATTCTTGCCGTGA